A single window of Athene noctua chromosome 1, bAthNoc1.hap1.1, whole genome shotgun sequence DNA harbors:
- the BCL2L11 gene encoding bcl-2-like protein 11 yields the protein MAKQPPEVKAQRGGEGGRLPAAEGPGPAAQLRPGAPAALPGSATAAATAGPPPRGPPASPGPFATRSPLFIFVRRSPLLSRSSSGYFSFDAERSPAPLSCDKATQTPSPPCQALSHCLSAMASRWQSHSLAEDVQPEIWIAQELRRIGDEFNASYCPRRGFLDNQAGNPQVIILRLLRYIIRLIWRMQ from the exons ATGGCCAAGCAACCCCCGGAGGTGAAGGCGCAACGCGGCGGCGagggcgggcggctgccggcggcggaggggccgggcccggccgcgcaGCTGCGCCCCGGCGctcccgctgccctgcccggctccgccaccgccgccgccacggCGGGGCCTCCGCCGCGGGGCccgcccgccagccccggcccttTCGCCACCCGCTCGCCCCTCTTCATCTTCGTGCGGCGGTCGCCGCTGCTGTCGCGCTCCTCCAGCGGGTATTTCTCCTTCGacgccgagcgcagccccgcgcccctCAGCTGCGACAAGGCCACGCAGACCCCCAGCCCGCCCTGCCAGGCCCTCAGCCACTGCCTCAGCGCCATGG CTTCCCGGTGGCAGTCTCACTCGCTAGCAGAAGATGTACAGCCCGAAATCTGGATTGCACAGGAGCTGCGGCGCATCGGAGACGAGTTCAATGCCTCCTATTGTCCAAGAAGG GGTTTCTTGGATAACCAGGCGGGAAACCCCCAGGTCATCATTCTGCGCCTCCTGCGTTACATCATCCGCCTCATCTGGAGGATGCAGTGA